A region from the Vicinamibacterales bacterium genome encodes:
- a CDS encoding aminotransferase class V-fold PLP-dependent enzyme, whose product MDRITPASPGAHAPTRGAGRTFDALRATEYARLDIAGHVYLDYTGGGLHAASQLRQHHAELETQVFGNPHSNNPTSQAMTDRVERARDYVLEYFNAAPDEYLVVFTPNASGALHQVGEAYPFEPTSRYLLTFDNHNSVNGIREFARRAGAVTTYLPLVRDDLRLDRAAVSQALAAPAPGVPNLFAFPAQSNFSGVQHPLELIDEAHDAGWDVLLDAAGFVPTNRLDLGRWTPDLVSLSFYKMFGYPTGIGALVMRRRMAARMRRPWFAGGTIQIASVQGDGFYRADDEAAFEDGTVDYLNIPAVEAGLRYLQGVGIDAVHDHVAALTGQMLDGMCALRHTNGAPLVKVHGPTSTDRRGGTVAFNLLAPDGHAYDIRRVEDLAGADRISLRTGCFCNPGAGEATYGLSAEQIGAFFHLAEGMSFDELRQSVREAYGIEIGAIRASVGIASNAADVQRFLAFLAWFRDRPLAAIGAGAVRSTCRAARRDTA is encoded by the coding sequence ATGGATCGCATCACGCCGGCCTCACCCGGCGCTCACGCTCCCACGCGGGGGGCCGGACGCACCTTCGACGCGCTGCGCGCCACCGAGTACGCGCGCCTCGACATCGCCGGGCACGTGTACCTGGACTACACCGGCGGGGGCCTCCACGCCGCCTCGCAGCTGCGTCAGCATCACGCCGAGCTGGAGACGCAGGTGTTCGGCAACCCGCACTCGAACAACCCGACGTCGCAGGCCATGACCGACCGGGTCGAGCGGGCCCGTGACTACGTGCTGGAGTATTTCAACGCGGCGCCCGACGAGTACCTCGTCGTCTTCACGCCGAACGCGAGCGGGGCCCTCCACCAGGTCGGCGAGGCCTACCCGTTCGAACCGACCAGCCGCTACCTGCTGACGTTCGACAACCACAACTCGGTCAACGGGATCCGCGAGTTCGCGCGCCGGGCCGGCGCGGTCACGACCTACCTGCCGCTGGTGCGGGACGACTTGCGTCTCGACCGGGCCGCCGTCTCGCAGGCCCTGGCGGCGCCGGCGCCCGGCGTGCCCAACCTGTTCGCGTTCCCGGCGCAGTCGAACTTCTCCGGCGTGCAGCACCCTCTGGAGCTCATCGACGAGGCGCACGACGCCGGCTGGGACGTCCTGCTCGACGCCGCGGGGTTCGTGCCCACCAACCGGCTCGACCTCGGGCGCTGGACGCCCGACCTGGTGTCGCTGTCCTTCTACAAGATGTTCGGGTACCCCACCGGCATCGGCGCCCTGGTGATGCGCCGGCGGATGGCCGCGCGCATGCGGCGGCCGTGGTTCGCGGGCGGCACCATCCAGATCGCCAGCGTGCAGGGCGACGGCTTCTACCGGGCCGACGACGAAGCCGCCTTCGAGGACGGCACCGTGGACTACCTGAACATCCCGGCGGTCGAAGCCGGCCTCCGCTACCTGCAGGGGGTGGGCATCGACGCCGTGCACGACCACGTGGCCGCCCTCACCGGGCAGATGCTCGACGGCATGTGCGCGCTGCGCCACACGAACGGGGCGCCCCTGGTCAAGGTGCACGGCCCCACGTCCACGGACCGGCGCGGCGGCACGGTGGCCTTCAACCTGCTGGCGCCCGACGGGCATGCCTACGACATCCGGCGGGTGGAGGACCTGGCCGGCGCCGACCGTATCTCGCTGCGCACGGGGTGTTTCTGCAACCCCGGCGCGGGCGAGGCCACCTACGGCCTGAGCGCCGAGCAGATCGGCGCCTTCTTCCATCTGGCCGAGGGCATGAGCTTCGACGAGCTGCGCCAGAGCGTCCGCGAGGCCTACGGCATCGAGATCGGCGCCATCCGCGCGTCCGTGGGCATCGCCTCGAACGCCGCGGACGTCCAGCGGTTCCTGGCGTTCCTGGCCTGGTTCCGGGATCGCCCCCTGGCCGCGATCGGCGCCGGCGCCGTCCGATCGACGTGCCGGGCGGCGCGGCGCGACACCGCGTGA